Part of the Nicotiana sylvestris chromosome 2, ASM39365v2, whole genome shotgun sequence genome, atatgtcatgaaaTATATTATTGAACATAGAaattatgtcattgaatatgtcattaagcatttgacatgAAGATCATGGAGTAAAAGTAGACATACACCGTAAATATAATATTTATAGAgtaagagtagacatccaccgtAAACATAATATTTATAGTAACAATAGCACATTTTATCGGAAATTATTATCCTTTCCCTTATCAAACCACGTGAGTATCAACAGGCTTTTTCAATGCTCATTGACCCGTCTATTTGAGTATTAAAATTCCCACTGTCAGAGGCTAATCAGAAAGTACTAGGAGAAAACACAGACGACAAAACCCTAAACACAGAGAAATGCCGAAGCCAAAACGGTTGGTAGGGAGAATcaagcagaaaaatcagaaagcGTCAACCTCTTCCTCCAAACCACCACCACCGCCGTCTCCGCCGTGGGTGGAACTCCCTCGAGAAATCACGGCGGACATCCTTCTCCGGTTGGGAGCGATAGAGATATTGCAAAATGCACAGAGAGTTTGTAGTACGTGGTGGAATGTGTGCCATGACCCTATCATGTGGCGGGATATTGACATGGGAAACGACAGTACTGTGGACATAGATGATAATGACTTGGACTGGATGTGCCGCGTCGCTGTGAATCGCAGCCAGGGTCAGTTGCTCAAAATTAACATCGAGCATTTTGGAAATAACGATTTACTCAAATATATAGCGGAGAGGTATGAAATGGAACTGACAATTTACCCTTTCCggtatttaaaatttatttaatacCTTTTGCAAGCATTTTGGCATATAGCAGGCGTATTGAAATGTGTAGGAGTCGGTAGAGACATGGTTGTAAATGTgttttaaataaattataaattttgTTTTGAAACAGGACAATATTCTCTCATAAACCTATTAATCAACTTGACCTCAACTCACCCAATTATCTATTGTTGTCATAAACCATATTAAGTAAATTTGTCAACTTCACGAGAATGTTGGTGCAATAACATGCTTATTGGTGGAAGATGTTGAGACTTCAAAAGGATCTGCCTTTCAATTTTTTGTTTTGAGGTACAAATCACTCCTCATCGAAATTTGATTTATGTGTGGTATATCTTTTTGGTGCCTTGGAGCCTTGGAGCTACAGTAAAGTTGTCTATGTGTGAACTATAGGTCACGGGTTAGAGCAGCCACTGATGCTTGCATCAGGGTACCCCTTGGGGTGCGGTCCTTTCCCGGACCCTTCATTAATGTGGGATGCTTCGTGCACCATGCTACCATATTATATCTTTTTCATGCCAAATTTTGTTACGTGCTTCTGTTTGGAATTGGTGAATAATTTTACTTAAGATGTGATAGAAGTTGGTTCAAATGTTGCTTATGTCTCAGTTTTTGAGTATAAAGTGCTCAATGTTAGAAACAACTCTTTTTTTCTAATTGTTGCACAATTGGCTTTTTGACTTGCTGAAATATGTATATTTAGTTGAAATAAGATTGTCTTTTCAGCTTTTGTGGATATTGTGCTAAATTTTGTGCATACAAAGAGCACCCTCTCTCGCTGCAGCACATGAGGAACCAGACACATTAGTTCTTCTAACATGTTTATAATCTTCTGTAACTCTGTTGTGACATAATATGACTTCTGTACTGCTAAATGGTCAAGCTTTGGCCAAAATGTATCTTTCGCCTGCCTTTTGGGCATTACCATGCTGAGTCATCTATTTTTATATGACATTGCTTCTAGCGGTGGCACCATGAGACATCAGATATATctttttatcaaaaataaatGAAGGGTGGGAAACACTGCATGTTAGGGGATATATTATATGTAATTTCCATGGAAACTTCAATGAGTAAGCAAATATTGTCTTAGATCAGTTGACCTAGCAAAAATTTAACATAAGATGTACTATGTGTGTGCTAAGTTCATGGATGACATGATTCACGGAAAATTTCAGATACCATTGAATATGCATTAGGGATATATTATGTTTGATTTACATGGAAAATTTAATGTAAGCAAATGTTGTCTAGATTAGTTAACCTGGTAAAAATCTAACGTAAGTTGTACTATTTTTATACTAAGTTCATGTCTGTTGATCTAATCTTGTGCGCTTCTGAACAGATCAAGTCAGCTAAGGCATCTAAGACTTGTCAGCTGTGATGAAATTTCAGATGGAGGTTTGGCTGCAGTTGCCAAGAACTTTCCGTTGTTGGAGGAGTTGCACATTTACTTAGCTGTTATTAGTGAAGCTGATATAGTGGCTATCGGTCGTTCTTGCTCGCAGCTCAAGTCATTTACATTGAACAACATTAGATTCAGAGGATTTAGAAATTTACATTTTAATGTCAATGATGAAGCTCTGGCTATTGCAGGAAATATGCCTGAACTGCGACGCCTTGCACTTTTTGGGAATAACTTGACAAATGAAGGCCTGCGTGCCATTCTTGATGGCTGCCGGCGGCTTGAATCACTTGACTTGCGCCACTGTTATAGTATTGATCTTGAAGGGGATTTAGGAAAGAGATGTCGCcaacagattaaggatctgaAGTGCCCGCGTGATTCTACTTCTGGTTATGAGTTTAGAGCTCAGATTTGTGATTATAGTTCTTCCAATGATGAATACCCATCTGGGGTGTCTGAAGCTGGCCTCTCAGACTATTTGTTTGATTATGAGTATGATGACTTTGATTACGACGACTTCACTAACCCATTTAGCGGCGAGTATCATGATGAGGAGGGTTTCTTTTACTGAGATCGTTTGTTACCTGAAATTTGTTAATGGTAAGAACATAGTTCTATTGaatgctttttttttttattactagCATTGTTTCGCCCTTCTTCCTTCTCGTCCCCCCAGGAAAGGTGGGGGAGAGGGGTAAGCCTCAGCTAAAAACAATGTCTCAGGCTCCTGGTGGTGCAGCTCAGCAAGAGGGCATGCTCAGATCCATCTGGTCTAGTGGAAATCTTTGGGAGGAACGACAGAATTAGCTATTTGCTAGAAAATCAACAATTGTTGTTTTGCAGGTTCTTGTTTGCTGGGTAAACTGCGATTCGATTGTTCAGCAGGTTCTTGTTTGCTGGGTAAACTGCGATTCGATTGTTCAGCAGGTTCTAGGTTGCTGTTTGAATTGCCATATTTTGCTGCTCTCGTAGCAGTTGAAGTGTCCGGGTTTGCACATTGTTGGCAGCAGATTGTAATTGTAGTTATTAAGGCAGACCTTAATCCACTACCCTTAGCACTTGGCTGCTCTTAGAACTACCAGATAACTACTGTGTTCTCTCCTTTTTTGTTTGGTTCATAACCCTTTCGCATAAATCGCATTTGGTAAATTTCTTAGTCTTTTGTTTGAAGGTATATAAAAGCCATGCACATACATACAAACATACATAATCTACAAACTAAAGGTTCAACAAAAGAGTGGGAGGCATACGAGTCTAGCAAAAATATCAAAAGTGCCTCCACCAAGCCAAAGTGAGGGCTCAACTGAAGCAATGGAGCTTGTCGCATAGGAAGATTTCTGGGCAGTGGAGAAACACTATCTCCTTCGGAAGGAAATTACCATGGTGCCTCTAAAAGTTTAACCTCATAATTCCAGCCACTTATTTTCACTTTGCTCGTCTAATTGACACGTTCTGCTTGTAGTTCGTCTCTCTTCACCTGGCTCTTAGATCTCTTCAAGCTCCACATAATTGATTGGTGACAGAGGGGGATTTCAGGATTTGATGGCTACGGGTGCCATTGTATTTAGGCAAACTTACCACTAGTGGAGGAGGTTACATTTGGTCGGTTCGCTTTGCTTAATTTGGTTCGATTTGACCCATTTTAAATTAATTCGGTTCAGTTTATAAGATTCTTGTGCAttattttacctcctatagcaaactTTTACACcatatttattataaataaaaccctttttaaaatattattttctatagctacattttagtttttttttagcaaaatatGTATTTATGGTCATTTTCTACTATTAAGCCATTAAATATGTTGTctaatatttttctctctcattctttcagtttattttcttccaaaataACGCATAGTATCTTATTTCTCTCTCCACGATTTCTCACTCATTTTTTCCTATATGAACCagaaatgtcacgaccccaaataccccgatcgtgatgacgcctatcacaatactaggcaagccaatccaacATTTACCACAtcgaattctttttataaaattattttctaaaaccGGTTAAGTCTCAAATTCTTCATATGTAATATATAAATCAACAGAAATAGCGGAAACCAGTACAAAATATACTAACACAGTCCGAatccggtgtcactagtcatgagcctctaagtacaaccaAAACACTGCCCGAATAATACAAAATAGTCTGAAATAACAAAAtgctaagataggaaggaggaaggcagggttgcgaacgtcgtgcaactACCTTGCGATCTCCGGATACGACTCTGAGAGTGCTGGAAGTTCTCACTCtaatgctcgggcacctggatctgcacacaaagtgcatggagtaatgtgagtatgcaaacccagtaagtaactaaagtaaacaaagtctgagtgcagtgacgaccAGTTAAAATTATATAAGAaatctcaacagaaatatcaagtcgAAATCTGCAATTCAATAGCGAGTTATCTcgtaaaactccagtttcaattcaaaatcctttgaaaatatttattcaacattttttgACAGAGACTCAGTataaaaagaagagtgaaagcagcaaagtcataaacaagcccctcgagcaaggtatcactcataagtatagcctctcgggcaagcctctcaatctcgtgactcaactctcatcaatcaataCTCACACTCAGTACTCcggctcaatagatatctcataataataataaccgctgcggcgtgcaacccgatccataatagatagtcgactacgctcactgagggtgtacagactccagaggggctcttacagccgaaacgtcatatcgttgcggcgtgcagacTGACccaatatatatcgctgcggcgtgcagcccgatccataatagatAGTATAATATCGTTGTGGCGTGTAactcgatccataatatatatatataatcattaCCATTAAgtcctcaacctctcttagtcattaatctcacggccactcgggcatatcagtgaaaatcAAGGAATCtcaacccaaacagttttcatatattaagcagtagagtaatgaaactggATTAAACAATAAGCAAGAAAAACATGACTAGGATGTGCTTTCAAATCAAATAGaatgaggaaagtagtaaaaataccttaagggtctaaacaggtcggcacaaagaccccaaacatggcattcaacccaagtgATCAAACCAATTTCTAAAACACGTGAATATCAAATACagtatatcaaaatatgcaacaaTACAATcgccacgggacggaccaagtcacaatccctatgggtgcacgcccacacgcccgtcacctagcatgtgtgtatTTACAATTGTTACTTACCTTAGACCCGGACGAAATACTActtcgcgatgcccttgcctctcgactcggcctcaactcgcgtcggatctatcaaaaatcataattataacgtcaatatatgctaagggaacgaaacccatgcaaaaataatcaaattacatcaaaattccgaaattggccaagcccgaccctcgggcccacgtctcagactccgataaaaatcacaacaatagaatccttatcctcccacgagtccatacataccaagaacatcaaaatccgaccacaaacgacccctcaaatctctaaatcaaggtctccaatttcaaaccctaaacccccaatttttaaCCACTAAATTCCATAAATTCCATGTCTAATCAGTAAAATATCACCATAGAACGAGTTTTAGTTTAAAAAATCTTACCTctacgaagttcccttgaattccctcttcaaaatctcccaaaaagcttcaatcccgGATAACAATGGTGAAAACAACTCAAATTTCCTGAAGGAGAAcctatactttctgacccagggattTCGCACATGTGGCCCTtttcaccgcttctgcggtctaaaCAACTGCATCTGCGGTTTCCACTTAAAGTCCTGGGACCGCACCTGTGCCTCACTTACCGTACcggcggtctcgcaggtgcgctcaACCTTCTGCACCTGCAACTTTTGGTCTTCTAGCtcctggccgcatctgcggctgctCTTCCGCTTCTAcgatctcgcacctgcggtcctcaatccacaggtgcggttatgataggaaTTCAACAACTTCAACTGCAAACTCAAACTTTCAACTTTTcgataaccacccgaaatcacccctaggcccccgggaccttaaccaaaagtacgaacaattcacataatacaattcaaacttataccaacctttggaacactcaaaacaacaacgaatcatcaaaacaccctcgtattcaagcctaaggtttccaaaatagccaccggctccacatcataagtcaaataatCATCTgactgaactgtgctgaagtccaaaacatgagatggatcgccaatatacttccgaagcatagaaatatgaaataccagatgcacactcgataagctgggtggcaaagcaagctcataagtcacctcctcaatcctccgaagcacctcaaaaggcccaatgaaccgaggactcaatttacccttcttcctaaatctcataacacccttcatgagtGAAACCTTCAGTAAAACCTTCTCTCTaaccatataagacacatcacgaaccttcatATTAGGATAACTCTTTtatctcgactgcgctgtacgaagccgcttctggatcaccttcaccttgtccatagcatcctgcaccaagtctgtacccaaaagcctagcctcacccggatcaaaccaaccaactggatatctacaccgtctcctatataaagcctcatatggagccatctgaatacttgactgataactgttgttataagtaaacttcgcgagtggtagaaactgatctcatgaccctccaaaatcaataacacaagcggcCAACATGtcatccaatatctgaatagtgcactcggactgcccgtccgtctaagggtgaaagttatgctcaactcaacctgagaaCCCAATTCTCgctgcacgaccctccaaaactgtgaagtaaactaattacctctatctgaaatgatggaaactggaaccccATGCAGGTGAACAACCTAtcgaatataaatctctgctaaccactctgaggaataagtagtacacacaggaatgaagtgcgcggacttggtcagccgatccacaatcaccctaatagcatcaaacttcttcaaagtccgtaggagcccaactacaaagtccatggtgatctgctcccacttccactctggaatatctatctactgaagcaagccacccggtctctgatgctcatattttacctgctgacaattgagacaccgagcacAAATCctataatatccttcttcattcctctccaccaataatgctatctcaaatcctggtacatcttcgcggcactcggatggatggaatgccgtgagctatgggcctcgtccaagatcaactcccgaagcccatccacattggggacacatatctggccctgcatcctcaatactccgttatcaccaatagtcacatctctggcatcgtcgtgctgaactctgtccttaaggacaagcaaatgaggatcattatactgGCGTTCTTTGTTAcggtcaaataaggaagaccgagaaatcacacaagccaatacccgactgggatccgaaatatccaacctcacgaactgattggccaaggcctgaacatcaactgcaagaggtctctccccaacaggaatatatgccaaactctccatactcacgtccttcctactcaaagcatcagccactacattggccttcctcggatggtacaagatagtaatatcataatcctttaggagctccaaccatctccactgcctcaaattgagatcattatgcttgaacaagtgttggaggctacgatgatcagtaaacacctcacaagacacaccatacaaataatgcctccaaatcttcaacgcgtgaacaatggcagccaactctagatcatgaacgaGGTAATtattctcatggggattcaactgacgagacGCATAAGTAATCACTCTACACTCTTGCATCATAACACACCCAATAgaaactcttgaagcatcacaatacactgtatatgaacctgaagttgatggcaaaactaacactagagatgtggtcaaggcagtcttgagcttctgaaagctcgccttacacttatccgaccacctaaatggagcacccttttgagttaatttggttaagggtgatgcaatagatgaaaatccctaaatgaaccaacggtagtaacccgccaaactaagaaagctacgaatctctatggctgaggatggtctgggtcaactttgaaccgcctctatcttcttcggatcaac contains:
- the LOC104246098 gene encoding F-box protein SKIP19-like; this translates as MPKPKRLVGRIKQKNQKASTSSSKPPPPPSPPWVELPREITADILLRLGAIEILQNAQRVCSTWWNVCHDPIMWRDIDMGNDSTVDIDDNDLDWMCRVAVNRSQGQLLKINIEHFGNNDLLKYIAERSSQLRHLRLVSCDEISDGGLAAVAKNFPLLEELHIYLAVISEADIVAIGRSCSQLKSFTLNNIRFRGFRNLHFNVNDEALAIAGNMPELRRLALFGNNLTNEGLRAILDGCRRLESLDLRHCYSIDLEGDLGKRCRQQIKDLKCPRDSTSGYEFRAQICDYSSSNDEYPSGVSEAGLSDYLFDYEYDDFDYDDFTNPFSGEYHDEEGFFY